GTGATTGCCTGACCAGATCGCAAAAACGCGCCAATACTTACACGCCGTGACCCGATGATACCGTCGAATGGAGCTATGACCTTGGTTTTTGCAAAGCGCGCATTTGCCAGGGCGAGATTCGCTTCGGCGACTTTCAAAGCTGCAGCCGCGTCGTCCAGGTCCTGGGGAGCGCCTGCTTTTAGTTCAACAATAGCAAATATGCGGTCATAAAAAGCCTGTCTTTGAGCTCGCAATGCTTCGGCGCGGGCAACTTCTGCGGAAAGCTGAGAGTCGTCTAATTGTGCGATTAATTCTCCACGCTTGATTTCACCACCTTCAACGAAAGGGAGACCCGTTACAGCAGCATCTATTTCGGCGACAACAGTAATCGATTCATTGGCTTTAATTGTGCCAACCGCTTCAAATTTATCAGCGACGTTTTGAACTGACACCTCGACAATTTCCACCGCCGTTGGCGGCATGGAAAAACCACCGCCTGCATTTTGTTTTGAGCAGCTGGAAATTAGTAAAAGAATAAGGATGTAAATTATTGAACTAAATATTTTTAAAGAGACTATTTTCATTGTAAAATTTTGCCTTTCATTTATAAATGAGAGATCCTTCTTAAGAACACGGATGACGCGGATTAGACAGATTAACACAGATTCTTTTATTTTATGTTTTTTAATAAATTTTGTTTTATTTGTGAGTATCCGTGTCATCTGTGTTATCTGCGTTCAAACCCATAAGTAGAAATCCGTTTCATAGTTAATAAGTTGAGCTTCATGCTCTTCACGTAAGCTCTCTTTAGCTTTGGTCTCTACTATAACCATATCACTCATTATTAAATCTGCTTCATATTTGCCTACTATTTGATCATTATAACGAACTACGATTTGTTTTTGTTGAATTACTTTCAAGCCTATTTTTCGTAACTCAATTGCCATTGCATTTTCATAGACTTTTTCCAAGAAACCATATCCAAGTTCATTATTGACCTTATAAAAAGCATAAATAATCTTTTCAGTGATTTCTCTATGTAACATTTTGCTCTTTTGATTCTGTAATCATTTGCATCATCAGTGTCATCTACGTTCGACATTTTAGAAGTTGTTAGTTGTTTTGTATGAAAGAACACGGATGACGGGGAATTAGACTGATTAACACAGATTTTATTTATTTGTTTTAGGCTTTTTAACGAAATTGTGTTTTATCTGTGAATATCCGTTTCATCGGTGTCATCCGC
This region of candidate division KSB1 bacterium genomic DNA includes:
- a CDS encoding efflux RND transporter periplasmic adaptor subunit, whose translation is MKIVSLKIFSSIIYILILLLISSCSKQNAGGGFSMPPTAVEIVEVSVQNVADKFEAVGTIKANESITVVAEIDAAVTGLPFVEGGEIKRGELIAQLDDSQLSAEVARAEALRAQRQAFYDRIFAIVELKAGAPQDLDDAAAALKVAEANLALANARFAKTKVIAPFDGIIGSRRVSIGAFLRSGQAITDLANIDAIRVNFSAPERYISLLRKGAAVTVSTTAYPGYELKGTIIVIEPILDSATRSARIIARVENPGRKFRAGMSANVSVILSERSQALTIPNESVFASGNETFVFVVQPDSIVARVSIKLGTRSAEVVEVLQGLEPGMKVVRAGHQKLFEGAKVMPVSSQGATRSNER
- a CDS encoding GxxExxY protein; amino-acid sequence: MLHREITEKIIYAFYKVNNELGYGFLEKVYENAMAIELRKIGLKVIQQKQIVVRYNDQIVGKYEADLIMSDMVIVETKAKESLREEHEAQLINYETDFYLWV